The DNA sequence gcctgcgcgtccggagcctgtgctccgcggcaggaggggccacaacggtgagaggcccgtgtaccgcaaaaaaaaaaaaaacaatataggAGTGCCTCTCCATTGTCTTCATTCAGGGAGAAATATTGAACGGATTTCTCTAGCAATACCTGAGTGGGGAAGTTGGTGATAGGCTTTCCTTTCCATCCACTTAGGGGTCCAGGATCTACTTTCCGGTTCTCTGGGGCTTATGACTATCCTGAAACGATAGAAGGATTGTCTATATGAGGGTAAATCTAGTGAGGACTGAGCAAAATCTTGGGAAATGTAACAGGAATCACCTATTAACTTTGTTAAGACTCAGTTTCCTGAGAAAACTGATTTCATATTAGGTACTGAACTTAGTACCTAAGTTCAGAGACTGTTTTATGTGTGTTGTACTTATTAAAAGACACAATCTTTTTAAAGTacttaacaaaataccagagaatgataaattttcaataaatgttacagTTGCTAGAGGATTTGTGCCTCTTTCAAATGGGAAAATTGGTGGAAAATCAGCTATGCTCTACTTCATTCCTCCAGTAATTCTGGCAATTCTGAGATGCTGTCCCACAAGGGCATGGCTGCATTGAGAAGCAGGGGTGTCTGTCACATTTGGAAGGAGCATTGAAGTGATAATGTTACCTAGTCCAAACTTATTCTCTCCTCACCACAGGCCAGTACATTGGGAGATGCGTTTTTGGGGCAAGGAATAACAACTTTATTCTGAAAGTCAGCAGACCCAGAAGAAGGCAAACTCATATCCTAGGGAACCATCTTacccgagttagaattcaggcttcttttatactaaaagtgGAGGGGATGTGGTTGCTTGTGGcgaacttcttggtgtcagaatcctttgttcttgcatgtGTCCGCgtaggtcaggtcatgatgttcctgtaaacctccagcaggacaaatgttattctctgttctgcaactttttatctctatgtgaatgaaagagtgttatacctttaaaggtcagagcctcgAGAATAGGCTATCTTATATATTTCAGGCTGTAGGCAACATTTTtctacaaaaggtgcagagccagcatggctaagcacaggcaacagaacacaaaggttaaagtaaaagaaacagatccagcaTGGAGTCAGAtgtgttcttccctattacaataagagtggttgagaaccactgttctacatCTTGAAGCCAAGGACACTAATTATTTTGAATCTTCATAAGTGCAGATAATTTTTTGTATAAAGCAGATGTCTCAAAATTTTTTGCTGACCTGAACTAAAATTTAAAGTTAGATGTCATTCTAGTTTTTCATTCAAAACGAGATTTTATGCTAATTCCAGTGGCttccaaaaacaattttttttttttttgagaaagaaatcATTTGTTTAGTGAGGAAAGAGTTTCAACTGGTGCTGTGAAATAACAACATAGCTGAGTAAGAATATAATGAACAATAAGTAGAATGTGGTCTTTTGATCATGGAGAGCAATGTTTGGAGCATCAAGTTTGCTCTGTATGGATGTTAGTATTTGTAAATATTCACAGTAACCATTCAGCCAGATTGCCACTTAGAAGCAATGTCAAGGCAAACAACTCAGTCTACTTCCTCCTGGCTGTTCAAAAAGTAACAACATGCCCTACAATCACACCTAAATCTGAAGACTGTCATTTCAGGAACTgtgcagaggaaaaagaaaattcttaaaactACTTTTGTTCCAAGTTAATGATAACCTGATGTCCAAAACATGGATTggagaaattaattttgtttagtaatttatttcactttagaCTAAAATTGCTATGAGGATACCTCGGCCTCCTAGaaacaaaggaatttttttttaatgtttccagaAAAAGTTAAATTATGTCACAGGATTCTTAGACTCActctttttaatggaaaaatgaatgaaaggcaACTTCACTTGATATAAAATAATGTAGATTTCACtttagttttaaagaaaattgttcatctcaaatttataaattttccattttaagtatCTGCTAAAAGAGTGCTTTGTGACTATGttaattttttcacttttgtGTCTCAGTTAATTGAGTACCCTGTGATTAAACTGTCATCTGTATTTAATCGtcaattttttaatgcaaaatgaACTGTTAAGATagtatttacataattttatggGTTTATGAGTTAGTGTTTCCATAATAGATATTAGTGTAATTTATATTTGCCTgttaatatattgaaaaaaaatattggtgATTTGGGCTTACTATGCAGGGACCAAATAATATATATGGGCTACATTACACaatatatttgtttcattaaaatatatatgatttcaGTATGTTGTAGGCCAGAACATGAATTGTATTTTCAATATCACttcataaatttataaacaagaaGATATTATATTACCCAGACACTCTCTTTTTCAGAATGTAGAAGTCCACTAACAATACACTTCTTTTagtatatatctttaaaattttgacaaTGTAGCCTTTCTCAAAGTACATTGAGGGTAATCAACTAATGATGtgcatatttttaagtttaaaaaaattaagacccttttagaaaatgtttttggAAAAATCTACATATAATTAGGGATAAAAACTCATTCTCCAAAATGAACTCTAAACACCCATGATCAAAATTTGAAATACTGAGGAGCAGCTTTGCAACTCCTCGAATCTCTGTGTGCTTCAACCTCCTTGCCTCCTCTCCAGCCTCCATCATGTCCATCAGGGTGACCCAGAAGTCCTACAAGGTGTCCACCTCCAGCCCCCGGTCCTTCAACAGCCACTCGTACACCAGTGGGCCGGGTGCCTGCATCAACTCCTCGGCCTTCTCCCAggtgggcagcagcagcagcttccgGGGCGGCCTGGGCAGCAGcatgagtctggctacaggttaCAGTGGGGCCCCGGGTCTGGGGGACATCACAGCTGTCACGGTGAACCAGAGCCTGCTGAGCCCCCTCAAGCTGGAGGTGGACCCCGACATCCAGGCCGTGCGcacccaggagaaggagcagatCAAGATCCTGAACAACAAGTTTGCCTCCTTCATCGACAAGGTACGGCACCTGGAGCAGCAGAACAAGATTTTGGAGACCAAATGGAACCTCCTGCAGCAGCAGAAGACAGCCCGGAGCAACATAGACAACATGTCTGTGAGCTACATCAACAACCTCTGGCGGCAGCTGGAAACCGTGGCCCAGGAGAAGCTGAAGCTGGAAGTGGAGCTTGGCAACATGCAAGGGCTGGTGGAGGACTTCAAGACCAAGCATGAGGAAGAGATCCAAAAGCGCACAGACATGGAGAATGAGTTTGTCATCATCAAGAAGGATGTGGATGAAGCTTACATGAACAAGGTAGAGCTGGAGTCCCGCCTGGAAGGGCTGACTGACGAGATCAACTTGTACAGGCAACTGTATGAAGAGGCGATCCACGAGATACAGTCGCAGATTTCTGACACCTCCGTGGTCCTGTCCATGGACAACAGCCACTCTCTGGACCTGGATGGCATCATCGCCGAGGTCAAGGCCCAGTATGAGGAGATCGCCAACCACAGCCGGGCTGAGGCTGAGACCATGTACCAGATCAAGTACAAGGAGCTgcagcccttgtctgggaagcaCGGGGATGACCTCCGTCACACGAAGATTTCCGAGATGAACCGGAACATCAACCGACTCCAGGCTGAGATCGAGGGCCTCAAaggccagagggcttccctggaggccgCCATTGCTGATGCCGAGCCGCGTGGGGAGCTGGCCGTCGAGGATGCTCAGGCCAAGCTGGCTGAGCTGGAGGCCGCTCTGAGAACCGCCACGCAGGACATGGCACGGCAGCTGCGCGAATACCAGGAGCTCATGAACGTCAAGCTGGCCCTGGACGTGGAGATCGCCACCTCCCGCAAGCTGCTGGAGGGCGAGGAGAGCCGGCTGGAGTCTGCGATGCACAACATGAGCATCCACACCAAGACCACCAGCGGGTACTCAGGTGGGCTGACCTCAGCCTACGGGACCCCTGGCCTCAACTACGGGCTGAGCTCCTCCTACCAGTCCAGCTTGGGCTCTGGAGGGGGCTCTGGCTCCTTCAGCCGTAGCAGTTCCAAGGCTGTGGTTGTGAAGAAGATTGAGACCCGTGATGGGAAGCTGGTGTCGGAGTCCTCTGACATCCTGCCTAAGTGAAAGGCTCCCGCGATCCCTTCCAGCCTCCCCGCTCACTTGCTCCTGCAAGAAGGAGTTGTGCAGGGGAGTGTTGGAACCAAAGACCTGAGGCTCAGTCCCGTCCTTAGCCCACCCCTGGGGGAGTCAACTGCCTGGGGCTCCCTCTGTTGCCCACGCCCCCAACTAAAAGCCAATCCAAGTGTCTTTTTCAGAATAAAGCTTCGGCTGGCTCTGCCAACAACAACGTCAAAAAATTGAAATACTAAGATTCAAAATTAAGACAATAATAACATCTCTGCCATGGAAATATAATGTGGATCAATCAAGTGTTAATTATATCCATGTGTAATTTTCCTATCAATTACTAGATTGTTGAAATAATACATGTATTCTGTATGtccacatatgtatatgtttctaTAACTTTTTCCAAGAGTAAAGAAtagtgaaataaatattattttaagaaaaaactgcGTCTTTACAAGTTTGATAAATTGATGCCAGATTGCCTCGTAGAAATACTACcaacttaaaatatattgaacAGTATATTAAAGTGCGCATTTCTTCATGCCCTCTTCCAATTAGAATAGTATAAATTGTAAAACCATTGCTAATCTGGTAGGTAAAGAATACCTGCAATGTTTCATTAGTTTACAATTATTTCATTACTAGTGCATGTTGTTGTCTTTTATCTGTTtatagttgcttttctcttttgcttttgtgACTTTTCTCTTTAAGTATATTAAATGATACACATTTAAGGCCCAGCATCCAGTCCACCTTTAGACCAAGGACACAAGCCCTAGAAGTCAACCTAGGGCAGCAGGAATTCCCTTACATAGTAGTAGGTAGACCGAAGAGTGCTGACGTGTCTCCTATACCAGGATAACTATATAATTTTGGCAATGGACCTGAAACTCACAGTCACTCTGACTGGCAGCTTGCCACACATGTAGCATTATATAAAAACTTCAGGCATGCCTCTGCAAGGAACTCCAGAGGCATGAGGGAGCTCCTTTCATCCTTTGAGATTTTTTTATCCTAGTTCTGCATATAAATCAAAGTGAAGAAAATTTCAACTCAGTTGTAATTCTTGTCCATATTCAAATTTGGATCAATTCTTTGTAGTCTGGCCTACCCCTCACTTTCCAGGAACAGAACTTATTTTCTATGAGAAATTATCTCTGTGCCATATTCTATGTGGCTTAATAGCACGTAAAAAGGTTCATGTGGCCAAGGATGACCAATCACAGAACTCATCTCTGACTTCCTGATGATACTTATTCTGGAGTACATGTCCTAATCAGAGCAAATTTAAGCTCATCTTAGATTTTGCTGGTGGGATTCCTTTCTTGTTTGGGGTAGCTGAGAAAGTAGGATGCAACCGTGAAACTGCCCATGGTCCCCTTGCCACCAGAAGAAAAGGGCTTGTATGAAAATGAAGCCAATATATAGGAAAGCATAATTCAGAGATGGAAAAAGAGTTCAGATGCTGTAGCTTAAACAGTTGAATCTAGCTTTACATAGGTTTTCCagttaaatgaacaaatatatccTTCTTTCTATTTGAGCCAATTGTGTTGGGTTTTTGATATCAACACTGAAAGATTCTTGACTGATACAGTAATCCATGTtttttgtccctttttcttttggGGTGTACATCTTTTCATTGATATGTAAAAATTCTCTTTACCTTTAATcatgtttatggtattttttgaCAGAATTTTGATGATATTACATTTTTACATTAAGTCTAACCTTTACTTTCTTCCTGGCATGACTCCCTGTTTATAAAATGATAATACACCTATTCAGTTcacctattttttcttctaattctcaCCTGCTACACACAGTAAATTTCCCTGTTTTTGCAggtctttcttttgtttcattgctttctttatcttttaagatAGTACCACACTCATTTTGgtcatattatctttttttttacatctttattggagtataattgctttacaatggtgtgttagtttctgctttataacaaagtgaatcagttatacatatacatatgttcccatatctcttccctcttgtgtctccctccctcccaccctccctatcccacccctctaggtggtcacaaagcacccagctgatctccctgtgctatgcggctgcttcccactagctatctgttttacgtttggtagtgtatatatgtccatgcctctctcttgctttgtcacagcttacctttccccctccgcatatcctcaagtccattctctagtaggtctgtgtctttattcctgtcttacccctaggttcttcatgacattttttttcttaaattccatatatatgtgttagcatacggtatttgactttctctttctgacttacttcactgtgtatgacagactctaggtctatccacctcgttacaaatagctcagtttcgtttctttttatggctgagtaatattccattgtatatatgtgccacatcttctttatccattcatccgatgatggacacttaggttgtttccatctccgggctattgtaaatagagctgcaatgaacattttggtacatgactccttttgaattacggttttctcagggtgtatgcccagtagtgggattgctgggtcatatggtagttctatttgtagtttttaaggaacctccatagtggctgtaccaatacacattcccaccagcagtgcaagagtgttcccttttaaaaaaaataaaaataaaaaaaaaaaagagtgttcccttttctccacaccctctccagcttttattgtttctagattttttgatgatggccattctgactggtgtgagatgatatctcattgtagttttgatttgcatttctctaatgattaatgatgttgagcattctttcatgtgtttgttggcagtctgtatatcttctttggagaaatgtctatttaggtcttctgcccatttttggattgggttgtttgtttttttgttattgagctgcatgagctgcttgtaaattttggagattaattctttgtcagttgctttatttgcaaatattttctcccattctgagggttgtcttttcatcttgtttatggtttcctttgctgtgccaaaactttgaagtttcattaggtcccatttgtttatttttgtttttatttccatttctctaggaggtgggtcaaaaaggatcttgctgtgatttatgtcatagagtgttctgcctatgttttcctctaagagtttgatagtttctggccttacatttaggtctttaatccattttgagtttatttttgtgtatggtgttagggagtgttctaatctcatacttgtacatgtacctgtccagttttcccagcaccacttattgaagaggctgtcctttctccactgggtCATATTATCTTTTAAcacttgttaaaattttttgtccCTCAATAATTTTCCTTGCTGTTCTTATACTTGTAGTGTCTAGATAGAATTTTACAATCATTTTACATAGCATATCTCAgctgttatttaaattttctcagtGATATTTTACAGTATTTCCTAAAGAGGGCCtgtacattttcttctaatttttcccCAAGGAACTCTATAGTGTTTactttgtaaattaatttttttccattagagtGTATTACTGTATGTATTGTGAATATATTAGAAAACTATGGGTTCTggcatatttttttgtttgttttttttgttttgttttgttttgttttgtggtgcatgggcctctcactgttgtggcctcttccgttgcagagcaacagtctccggatgcgcaggctcagtggccatggctcacgggcccagccgctctgcggcacgtgggatcttcccagaccggggcacgaacccgcgtcccctgcgttgacaggcagactctcaaccactgcgccaccagggaagccctctgacatatttttttctaagatataTTAATCATCTCATACtagttttaataattatttaactaAATCTTTTGGGATTAATTGGTAGTGAGTTGCATTTCTGTAAACCTTAATAATTTGACTCATCCTTTCCAGTATAGATAACTCCTTTTATCCCTTTGTGAATTGGCTAATATTTCCAACAAGATATTACATATTACTGGTGATGAGTGTAGTTGTTTTATTTCTGACATTAATGGAAATACTTCAGGAGTtgccagtagggcttccctggtggcgcagtggttgagagtccgcctgccagtgcaggggacatgggttcgtgccccgatccaggaagatcccacatgccgcacagcggctgggcccgtgagccacagccgctgagcctgcgcgtccggagcctgtgctctgcaacgggagaggccacaagagtgagaggcccacgtaccgcaaaaacaaaaacaaacaaaaatttgagTTGCCAGTAATATTGTGATGATTGTAagtgtatgtatatgcatgtgatttatatattgttaaaagataaactgaggcatattacaatttttaaaagcttatatgAGCAAACATGAATTCCAGTCAGGCAGTGCCAAACAGAAAGTGGTTAGGAACACTCCAGTGACAGGAGCTAGGAGCAAGGTGTCTGTTCTTCCTAACCTTGAGGCGTTTGCAGGAATTGACTTTGGCTTAGGTTTCAGTTTGCTTATGTGGGCTATCACACATACAGCTTAAATTCACGTCACATGCAATGTGGTTGGATTGGCAGGAAAAGTCTTACTTAGGTCAGAGCAGCAAACATGATTTTCTACCAAGGAGAGATATTAATATGTAACGAAAAACTACATGGGCACCTTGGTAAACTGGATCGTGCACTGTTTACCTAAAGAAGCAACCAATATTCAGTACTGAAATTGTCAAATATTCTGGTTAAATCAAAACTCACAGTTTTTATGTATAAATGTTGGCGAATTGTAAAGGATAGGCAAGATTATGTTGTAGTaatgaacaatttgaaaatgcTAATGACTTACAGCAACAAAGTTTATTTCCTGTCCATTCTACATGGCATCACAGTTTCGCTGCAGCTGTGCTGCATGTCTGCTACATGTCATATTCACTTGAGGCTGATTGAGTTGCAGCAGAGGACAAGGAGAATGTGGCAAAGCATCCAGTGGTCCTAAAAGCCAAAATTAGTAACATTTCACATACTGACACAGTCACATGGCCAAGACCAATGTCTATGAAGGCAGTAAATATAATTCTTCTTGCAGTGGGGCAGAGAATAGCAACTAATTCAGTCTATAGTAACTACTTCATAATTTGTATGAATACAAAGTGGTACAAACAGAACTTGCCAGTGAACCacatttggcctgtgggccaccATCTTGTAAACTTTATTTCACACTCCTTAGTTTTAAATTCTGGTTCTAAAACTGTATGATTGATAGTCTCCAATTCACTGAACcaaaaaatacagttgatttagtGAATTGCAGCTATAAGCCTTTCAATGTCCACTGAAAAATTGGAGAAGCAGAACTCCACAATAGCCTTTGGTGACCTTGTTGGAAGAATCATTGAACCATAAATCATGAGTAATCGTTTAACAAAACTagaattaaaattcttttctgaAAAGTCAAGACAAACACACAATCTCATGTTTTACCTTACAAATTCTTAAACTTGCCCAAATATCTAAACAACTAGGCTTCTATGGTATATTTATTTCTAGCTgttatataaactagataaatttaaaaatctatttccttAATCACATAATGACCTTCAAAAATAACAAacacatttctcaaaaaattCCATTAATTTTATCACTTGTCAGCATTTCTTATTAAATGTTCAGTAGACCTTGTCAAGATATTCCTCATTGTCTGAAAATGTTTCTTGAACTAATATAGTTTTTCCAAAAGATTACATAAACCACTACGGTGGACAAAGAGATGCTCTATCCTTTTCAAAGAAAGACTTCTTGTCAGAGCTGCAGGGAGTGCTGTCAGTGGACCACATTCAGCTGCAAGCTccttcaggattgcttcagctGCAATGGaccacttgcccaaggttatgcTTCTTCCAAGGCTGCCTGTATCCAATGACTGATGGTTATGGGGGTACGTCAGTCAGCCTGGATGTGGAAGGTAGAAGAAACTCACAGTCTTGGCCCAACTCAGAACAACTCTAGTGTGTTAGTTCCAGAGCTCCCTATGGGATCAACCAAGGCACTTCAGTGGATGCACAACTTCTGCTTCTGTCAAATTCAGCTTGtgtcccctcccttct is a window from the Orcinus orca chromosome 9, mOrcOrc1.1, whole genome shotgun sequence genome containing:
- the LOC101274636 gene encoding keratin, type II cytoskeletal 8-like, with translation MSIRVTQKSYKVSTSSPRSFNSHSYTSGPGACINSSAFSQVGSSSSFRGGLGSSMSLATGYSGAPGLGDITAVTVNQSLLSPLKLEVDPDIQAVRTQEKEQIKILNNKFASFIDKVRHLEQQNKILETKWNLLQQQKTARSNIDNMSVSYINNLWRQLETVAQEKLKLEVELGNMQGLVEDFKTKHEEEIQKRTDMENEFVIIKKDVDEAYMNKVELESRLEGLTDEINLYRQLYEEAIHEIQSQISDTSVVLSMDNSHSLDLDGIIAEVKAQYEEIANHSRAEAETMYQIKYKELQPLSGKHGDDLRHTKISEMNRNINRLQAEIEGLKGQRASLEAAIADAEPRGELAVEDAQAKLAELEAALRTATQDMARQLREYQELMNVKLALDVEIATSRKLLEGEESRLESAMHNMSIHTKTTSGYSGGLTSAYGTPGLNYGLSSSYQSSLGSGGGSGSFSRSSSKAVVVKKIETRDGKLVSESSDILPK